A single window of Caldicellulosiruptoraceae bacterium PP1 DNA harbors:
- a CDS encoding glycogen synthase produces the protein MNKSLLFVSPEVFPFAKTSGIADYSFSLPKVLKKRGMNVTIVMPKYKVVEARVETLVDFPIKIGSRKETCIIRKGEIQQDNFEIPIYFIDNYHYFDRSELYGYDDDGERFAFFCNAVVEFMQRFNVYPDIIHLNDWETGLIAALIRNGYKRRQVFNKTASVFTIHNIHEQGNFTPDILKYINLEEDIFDVDGIEFYGDVSFLKAGIVFSDLITTVSKTYAKEIQQAEYGERMEGILRKRKSHLKGILNGIDYDIYNPKTTPYIKYPYSLKDISDKVLNKYYLQELVGFDKSDKMLLGMVSKINEQKGFGILVEVLERLLKKDIQIIILGEGDKYYQRILQDISLRYNSKMKLFLKFDTPLAQLIYAGSDAILLPSKTEPCGMAHMIALRYGSIPIARLTGGLADSITEFSEEDNDGNGFLFLRYSPEEFYSAIERAEYYYNKKEYWQRIIYNAMSKNLSWEKTAQEYIEVYESAISSILA, from the coding sequence GTGAATAAATCTTTATTATTTGTCTCGCCAGAAGTCTTTCCATTTGCAAAAACATCAGGGATTGCTGATTATTCTTTTTCACTACCGAAAGTGCTAAAAAAGCGAGGAATGAACGTAACTATTGTTATGCCCAAATATAAAGTTGTTGAAGCAAGGGTAGAAACTTTAGTTGATTTTCCTATTAAAATAGGTAGCAGAAAAGAGACGTGCATAATAAGAAAAGGGGAAATACAACAAGATAATTTTGAAATTCCAATATACTTTATTGATAACTATCATTATTTTGATAGATCTGAATTATATGGTTATGATGATGATGGAGAGAGATTTGCTTTCTTTTGTAATGCAGTAGTAGAGTTTATGCAAAGATTTAATGTATATCCAGATATTATACATCTAAATGATTGGGAAACTGGACTTATAGCAGCATTAATCAGAAATGGCTATAAAAGGAGACAAGTTTTCAATAAGACAGCTTCTGTTTTTACTATTCATAACATTCATGAACAGGGCAATTTTACTCCAGACATACTAAAATATATAAATTTGGAAGAAGATATATTTGATGTTGATGGTATTGAATTTTACGGCGATGTTAGTTTTTTAAAAGCAGGGATTGTTTTTTCTGATTTAATAACAACTGTTAGTAAAACTTATGCAAAAGAGATTCAGCAGGCTGAATATGGTGAACGAATGGAAGGAATATTAAGAAAACGAAAAAGTCATTTAAAGGGAATATTAAATGGTATTGACTATGATATTTATAATCCTAAAACAACCCCATATATAAAATATCCATATTCATTAAAGGACATCTCTGATAAGGTTTTGAATAAATATTATCTTCAAGAATTAGTCGGATTTGATAAAAGCGATAAAATGCTTTTAGGCATGGTTTCAAAAATAAATGAGCAAAAGGGATTTGGTATATTAGTTGAGGTACTAGAAAGATTACTAAAAAAAGATATTCAAATTATTATCTTAGGAGAGGGAGATAAATACTATCAAAGAATATTACAAGATATTTCGCTAAGATATAACAGTAAAATGAAACTATTTCTTAAATTTGATACACCTTTAGCTCAGTTAATTTATGCAGGTTCAGATGCAATTTTATTACCTTCAAAAACTGAGCCTTGTGGTATGGCTCATATGATAGCATTAAGATATGGATCAATTCCAATTGCAAGGCTAACAGGTGGATTGGCTGATTCAATAACAGAATTTAGTGAAGAAGACAATGATGGCAATGGATTTCTATTTTTGAGGTATTCACCTGAAGAATTTTATTCTGCAATAGAGAGAGCTGAATATTACTATAATAAAAAAGAATATTGGCAAAGGATTATTTATAATGCCATGTCGAAAAATTTATCGTGGGAAAAAACAGCACAAGAATATATAGAAGTATATGAAAGTGCAATATCAAGCATTTTAGCTTAA
- a CDS encoding sugar phosphate isomerase/epimerase family protein, giving the protein MKLGIIGSPNKESFKYAKQKGLDFLEFTLNIGYDLDNQFFNKLDEIKDYINKYNVLVGSIGRWGTDKISSKGEIIKEELEISKKLIDACEFLNCPVFVCGVNYVKEISFYQNCSLAIEFLTELVNYAKQKNVKVATYNCRWNNFIYSEETWKIIHGHIDDLGIKYDPSHSIYDNGDYLKEARDWGKRFYHVHIKGSLMIDRQRFDDPPAGLDITNWGAFLSILYAYNYKGGLSIEPHSQNWHGELGEKGVDFTIRFFKNLIL; this is encoded by the coding sequence ATGAAACTTGGAATTATTGGTTCACCAAACAAAGAAAGCTTTAAATATGCAAAACAAAAAGGGCTTGATTTTTTAGAATTTACATTAAATATTGGCTATGATTTAGATAATCAATTTTTTAATAAATTAGATGAGATTAAAGATTATATAAATAAATATAATGTTTTAGTTGGTTCAATAGGAAGATGGGGAACTGACAAAATAAGCTCAAAAGGTGAAATAATAAAAGAGGAATTAGAAATTTCGAAAAAATTAATTGATGCTTGTGAATTTTTAAATTGTCCAGTTTTTGTTTGTGGTGTCAATTATGTTAAAGAAATATCTTTTTACCAAAATTGTTCGCTAGCGATAGAATTTTTAACTGAGTTAGTTAATTATGCAAAACAAAAAAACGTAAAAGTAGCAACATATAATTGTAGATGGAATAACTTTATTTATAGTGAAGAAACATGGAAAATTATACATGGCCACATTGATGACCTTGGAATAAAATACGATCCTTCTCACAGTATTTACGATAATGGAGACTATCTAAAAGAAGCAAGAGATTGGGGTAAAAGATTTTACCATGTTCATATAAAAGGGTCATTAATGATTGATAGGCAACGCTTTGACGATCCACCAGCAGGTCTTGATATAACTAATTGGGGAGCTTTCTTAAGCATACTATATGCATATAATTATAAAGGTGGTTTATCAATTGAACCACATTCACAAAACTGGCATGGTGAACTTGGCGAGAAAGGTGTTGACTTTACAATAAGGTTTTTTAAAAATCTTATTTTATAA
- a CDS encoding Gfo/Idh/MocA family protein, with the protein MMKEKLRVGIIGCGGIANGKHMPSLAKVKEVEMVAFCDIIEERAAEAAEKYGVEGSKTYTDYRKLLEDKTIDVVHVCTPNKSHSEITVAALEAGKHVMCEKPMAKDVNGAKAMLEAAQRTGKKLTIGYQNRFRKDSLYLKQLCDRGDLGDIYFAKAHAIRRRAVPTWGVFLNEEEQGGGPLIDIGTHALDLTLWMMNNYKPKYVVGNVYKKLSQTENAANAWGPWDPKKFTVEDSAFGFITMENGATIVLESSWAINMLQVGEAMTTLCGTKAGADMWGGLKINGEEFGKLYTKNIELDATGVAFYDAVSEHPADLEARYWIDAILNDKEPLVKPEQAFVVSQILEAIYESSKTGKPVYFND; encoded by the coding sequence ATAATGAAAGAAAAGTTAAGGGTTGGTATTATTGGATGTGGTGGTATTGCAAATGGTAAACATATGCCTAGTTTAGCAAAAGTTAAAGAAGTTGAGATGGTTGCTTTTTGTGATATTATTGAGGAAAGAGCTGCAGAAGCAGCAGAAAAATATGGTGTTGAAGGTTCAAAGACTTATACAGATTACAGAAAACTTTTAGAAGACAAAACAATTGATGTAGTACATGTATGTACACCAAATAAATCACACTCTGAAATTACTGTTGCAGCATTAGAAGCTGGCAAACATGTAATGTGTGAAAAGCCAATGGCAAAAGATGTTAATGGTGCTAAGGCTATGTTAGAAGCAGCTCAAAGAACAGGTAAAAAACTAACTATTGGTTACCAAAATAGATTTAGAAAAGACTCACTTTATCTTAAGCAACTCTGTGATAGAGGAGATTTGGGAGATATTTACTTTGCAAAGGCTCATGCAATAAGAAGAAGAGCTGTTCCTACATGGGGAGTATTCTTAAATGAAGAAGAACAAGGTGGAGGCCCATTAATTGATATAGGAACACATGCACTTGACTTAACTCTTTGGATGATGAACAATTATAAACCAAAATATGTTGTAGGTAATGTTTATAAGAAATTATCACAAACAGAAAATGCAGCTAATGCATGGGGACCATGGGATCCTAAGAAATTTACTGTAGAAGATTCAGCTTTTGGGTTTATTACAATGGAAAATGGAGCAACAATAGTTCTTGAATCAAGCTGGGCTATTAATATGCTTCAAGTTGGTGAAGCAATGACAACACTTTGTGGAACTAAAGCAGGAGCTGATATGTGGGGTGGCTTAAAGATTAATGGTGAAGAATTTGGTAAGCTTTATACAAAGAATATTGAATTAGATGCAACTGGTGTTGCTTTCTATGATGCAGTCAGTGAACATCCTGCAGATTTAGAAGCAAGATATTGGATTGATGCAATATTAAATGATAAAGAACCATTAGTAAAGCCTGAACAAGCTTTTGTTGTAAGCCAAATTCTTGAAGCTATTTACGAATCTTCAAAGACAGGAAAACCTGTTTACTTTAATGATTAA
- a CDS encoding helix-turn-helix domain-containing protein codes for MFEDNSYEKIYFDEPLLPIRIWKQSKNKSVNGNWHYHKEIEFLAILKGELNVYIGSESYNIKEGNVVLIGSSQIHNDMATSSKITEYIVLQFDLSKFIDPAIMQYVKYFIDSNNPLGKLNYIFQEKNDVSKNVFLSINNIYDEFYKKEKGFELAISIEIQKILLEILRNDYKCIIDNSKNLEIGRLKKVFEYVDSNIHSKIQITHVCKLANMSYYHFIKYFKKAVGLSFTDYVNLRKIKEAERILLTEDKTIDEVGFMIGMPNMAHFYKIFKKYNQCSPGEYKKKMMKLIK; via the coding sequence ATGTTTGAAGATAATTCTTATGAAAAAATATATTTTGATGAGCCTTTACTTCCGATAAGAATATGGAAACAGTCCAAAAATAAAAGTGTAAATGGAAACTGGCATTATCATAAAGAGATAGAATTTTTAGCTATTTTAAAGGGAGAATTAAATGTATATATTGGCAGCGAAAGTTATAATATTAAAGAAGGCAATGTTGTTCTAATTGGTTCATCACAGATACATAACGATATGGCAACTAGTTCAAAAATAACTGAATATATTGTTTTACAATTTGATTTATCTAAATTTATTGATCCTGCTATAATGCAATATGTGAAATACTTTATTGATAGCAACAATCCATTAGGAAAGCTTAATTATATCTTTCAAGAAAAAAATGACGTGAGTAAAAATGTTTTTTTATCAATTAATAATATATATGATGAATTTTATAAAAAAGAGAAAGGATTTGAACTTGCTATTAGCATTGAGATTCAAAAGATACTACTAGAAATATTAAGAAATGATTATAAATGTATTATTGATAATTCAAAAAATCTAGAAATTGGAAGACTAAAAAAAGTTTTTGAATATGTTGATTCTAATATACATAGTAAAATTCAAATAACACATGTGTGTAAACTTGCAAATATGAGTTATTATCATTTTATTAAATATTTTAAAAAGGCTGTTGGCCTTAGCTTTACTGATTACGTAAATCTACGTAAAATAAAAGAAGCTGAAAGAATTCTTTTAACTGAAGATAAAACAATTGATGAAGTAGGATTTATGATTGGCATGCCTAATATGGCTCATTTTTATAAAATATTTAAAAAATACAATCAATGTTCGCCAGGTGAATACAAAAAGAAAATGATGAAATTGATTAAATAA
- a CDS encoding MFS transporter yields the protein MSIIKDQFAALVESFKMINKNTKRVLLFEPFFTIPYGMFVIYSSIYMTRMGVKDYQIGILSTVLNLVMLLSAPIAGILANRLGRKKTLFIGDFLAWVLYAYIFFFAKDFKWFLIATIFNGLTRIPEIAWRLLLIEDATENERVAIYSLTVFIWNIGSLFAPLMGILVAKFGVIHATRGVILAFAILVNVLILVRHLITSETSVGRTTLKENENKERSITKRFIEYKETIIYIIKKKELLLIMLVIVLNNFNMIFRDTYRNLYLTERLKFADDIISTFPTISAIITIIFILIAIPTLKDKNHDKVLLYGIILISISNLIFLFAPSGIIGFILVIFVVLLNAIGSAIYAAFVDAIFANSIEDHKRAYVFSASMVIISLLSMPMGAIAGQLYSISKIIPFIIAFISTSLCIVLIYKKISLTENIVEK from the coding sequence ATGTCAATAATAAAGGACCAATTTGCAGCACTTGTGGAATCATTTAAAATGATAAATAAAAACACAAAAAGGGTACTACTTTTTGAACCGTTTTTTACTATTCCTTATGGCATGTTTGTTATATATTCATCTATTTATATGACACGTATGGGTGTTAAAGACTATCAAATAGGAATATTATCAACAGTATTAAATCTTGTTATGCTTTTATCCGCACCTATTGCAGGAATTTTAGCAAACAGGTTAGGTAGAAAAAAGACGTTATTTATTGGTGATTTTTTAGCATGGGTATTATACGCTTATATTTTCTTTTTTGCTAAGGATTTTAAATGGTTCTTAATTGCAACAATATTTAATGGGTTAACTCGTATACCAGAAATAGCATGGAGACTTCTACTAATTGAAGATGCTACCGAAAATGAAAGAGTAGCTATATACTCTTTAACCGTTTTTATATGGAATATAGGAAGTCTTTTTGCTCCACTTATGGGCATTTTAGTTGCGAAATTCGGAGTTATTCATGCTACAAGAGGTGTGATATTAGCTTTTGCAATATTAGTTAATGTTCTTATACTGGTAAGACATTTGATTACTTCAGAAACATCAGTTGGTAGGACAACATTAAAAGAAAATGAAAATAAAGAAAGAAGCATAACAAAAAGATTTATTGAGTACAAAGAAACAATTATTTATATTATAAAGAAAAAAGAACTACTTCTTATTATGTTGGTAATTGTTTTAAATAACTTTAATATGATATTTAGAGATACATATAGAAATCTTTATCTTACAGAAAGGTTAAAATTTGCTGACGATATAATCTCTACATTTCCAACTATTTCTGCAATAATAACAATTATCTTTATATTAATTGCAATACCAACTTTAAAAGATAAAAATCATGACAAGGTTTTATTATATGGCATAATATTAATATCAATATCAAATTTAATATTTCTATTTGCACCGTCGGGAATAATTGGATTTATATTAGTTATTTTTGTTGTTCTGCTTAATGCCATTGGTTCAGCAATTTATGCAGCATTTGTTGATGCTATTTTTGCTAATTCAATTGAAGACCATAAAAGGGCATATGTATTTTCGGCCTCTATGGTAATAATCTCGCTTCTATCAATGCCAATGGGTGCAATTGCTGGACAGCTTTATTCAATATCAAAAATAATTCCATTTATTATAGCTTTTATCTCGACATCGCTTTGTATTGTATTAATCTATAAAAAAATATCATTAACCGAAAATATTGTCGAGAAATAG
- a CDS encoding anaerobic ribonucleoside-triphosphate reductase activating protein, with translation MLVDFMKVSTVDYPGKVAATAFFGGCNFSCYFCHNSKLIRAYNEKMNEEEFFNYLDKRKGIVDAVCITGGEPTLNEEYLIWFIRQLKKRSLLVKLDTNGSNPNIIKEIINNNLIDYIAMDIKTSLKKYKDLTGYDNIDNIKESIEIIKNSFINHEFRTTVSERFHELNDFIEIINLIDNSKYYLQPYSYSPNVLDVEISGQQNQDLSFLYKIKEKLNNLGHHNIIIRS, from the coding sequence ATGTTAGTAGATTTTATGAAGGTATCTACTGTTGATTATCCTGGAAAAGTTGCAGCTACCGCTTTCTTTGGTGGCTGCAACTTTTCGTGTTATTTTTGTCATAACTCAAAATTGATAAGAGCATATAACGAAAAGATGAACGAAGAAGAATTTTTTAATTATTTAGATAAAAGAAAAGGAATTGTTGATGCTGTATGTATAACAGGTGGAGAGCCTACATTAAATGAAGAATATCTTATTTGGTTTATAAGACAACTTAAAAAAAGATCTCTATTAGTTAAATTGGATACAAATGGATCAAATCCAAATATCATTAAAGAAATAATAAATAATAATTTAATCGACTATATAGCTATGGATATTAAAACTTCACTAAAAAAATACAAAGATTTAACAGGATATGATAATATAGATAACATAAAAGAAAGTATAGAAATTATAAAAAACTCATTTATTAATCATGAATTTAGGACAACAGTTAGTGAACGTTTCCATGAATTAAACGATTTTATTGAAATAATCAATTTAATTGATAATAGCAAGTATTATTTACAGCCATATTCATATTCTCCAAATGTATTAGATGTAGAAATCTCAGGGCAACAAAATCAAGATCTTTCTTTTTTATATAAAATAAAAGAAAAGTTGAATAACTTGGGACACCATAATATCATAATTCGTAGCTAA
- a CDS encoding ribonucleoside triphosphate reductase has protein sequence MITKVKKRDGSIADFDRKKIENAIFKAAKAVGGSDYSIAEKLTDQVVEILEKRFGFGTPNVEEIQDIVEKVLIENGHAKTAKAYILYRKQHQDIREFKNLFLDIENTVDQYIGKIDWRVNENSNMSYSLQGLNNHISTAVISKYWLNKIYPKEVAEAHSNGDFHIHDLGLLSVYCCGWDLRDLLISGFTGVEGKVASKPAKHFRTALGQIVNFFYTLQGEAAGAQAFSSFDTYLSPFIYYDKLTYSDVKQALQEFVFNTNVPTRVGFQSPFTNITLDLVPPSTLKDEPVIIGGQLMDRTYGEFQREMDMFNMAFAEVMMEGDAKGRIFSFPIPTYNITRDFDWDSPVIDKIMEMTAKYGLPYFSNFVNSDMSPEDARSMCCRLRLDNRELRKRGGGLFGANPLTGSIGVVTINLPRIGYLSKSEDEYFERLAKLMDIAKQSLEIKREILEKLTKTGLYPYSKFYLRDIYERYGEYWKNHFNTIGIVGMHESLLNFKGIGIDTEEGREFALKVLDFMRDRIMSYQEETGMLYNLEATPAEGTSYRLARKDKEQYKDIITSGQEEPFYTNSTMLPVDFTEDIFTAIELQEELQCKYTGGTVIHGFIGEKIDDINVCKDIVKKIAYTYKIPYYTITPTFSVCPDHGYIAGENFKCPICGKDCEVYSRVVGYYRPVQCWNKGKQEEFKFRKEYKIKALV, from the coding sequence ATGATTACTAAGGTAAAGAAACGTGATGGTTCAATTGCAGATTTTGATAGAAAAAAAATAGAAAACGCAATATTTAAAGCAGCAAAGGCTGTCGGTGGTTCAGATTACTCGATTGCTGAAAAGCTAACCGACCAAGTGGTGGAAATACTTGAAAAAAGATTTGGATTTGGGACTCCAAACGTTGAAGAAATTCAGGATATAGTAGAAAAGGTTTTAATTGAAAATGGACATGCTAAAACAGCAAAAGCATATATTTTGTATAGAAAACAACATCAAGATATAAGAGAATTTAAGAACCTTTTCCTTGATATTGAGAATACTGTTGACCAATACATAGGTAAAATTGACTGGAGAGTAAATGAAAACAGCAATATGAGTTATTCACTTCAAGGGTTAAACAATCATATATCAACTGCTGTTATATCAAAGTATTGGTTAAACAAAATATATCCTAAAGAAGTTGCTGAGGCTCATAGCAATGGCGATTTTCATATTCACGATTTAGGTCTTCTATCTGTATATTGTTGTGGTTGGGATTTAAGGGATTTACTTATTTCAGGTTTCACAGGTGTTGAAGGGAAAGTTGCTTCAAAACCAGCAAAACACTTTAGAACAGCTTTAGGACAGATAGTAAACTTCTTTTATACACTACAAGGCGAAGCAGCGGGTGCTCAAGCTTTTTCAAGCTTTGATACTTATCTTAGCCCATTTATATATTATGACAAACTAACATATTCAGATGTAAAACAAGCATTACAAGAGTTTGTATTCAATACTAACGTTCCAACTCGTGTAGGATTTCAAAGCCCATTTACAAACATAACTCTTGATTTAGTTCCACCATCCACACTAAAAGATGAACCAGTTATAATTGGTGGGCAGTTAATGGACAGAACTTATGGTGAATTCCAAAGAGAGATGGACATGTTTAACATGGCTTTTGCTGAGGTTATGATGGAAGGTGATGCAAAAGGCAGAATATTCTCTTTCCCAATACCAACGTATAATATTACAAGAGATTTTGATTGGGATTCACCAGTGATTGATAAAATAATGGAGATGACTGCAAAATATGGACTTCCCTACTTCAGTAATTTTGTAAACTCAGATATGAGTCCAGAAGATGCGAGGTCAATGTGCTGTCGCTTAAGGCTTGACAACAGAGAGCTTAGAAAACGTGGTGGGGGACTATTCGGTGCCAACCCATTAACTGGTTCAATAGGTGTTGTAACAATTAATTTACCAAGAATAGGGTACTTATCAAAGAGTGAAGATGAATATTTTGAGAGATTAGCAAAACTTATGGATATAGCAAAACAGAGCTTAGAAATAAAAAGAGAGATACTAGAAAAGCTAACAAAAACAGGCCTTTATCCTTACTCAAAGTTTTATCTTAGAGATATTTATGAAAGATACGGAGAGTATTGGAAGAATCACTTTAACACAATAGGAATTGTTGGAATGCATGAGAGTTTACTTAACTTTAAGGGTATTGGTATTGATACCGAAGAAGGAAGAGAGTTTGCTTTAAAAGTTCTTGATTTTATGAGAGATAGGATAATGAGCTATCAAGAAGAAACTGGAATGTTATATAATTTAGAAGCAACTCCTGCAGAAGGAACATCTTATAGATTAGCAAGAAAAGATAAAGAACAGTATAAAGATATAATTACTTCAGGACAAGAAGAACCATTTTATACTAATTCTACAATGCTACCTGTAGATTTTACAGAAGATATATTTACAGCTATTGAACTTCAAGAGGAGTTACAATGTAAATACACTGGTGGGACAGTTATCCACGGATTTATTGGTGAAAAAATTGATGATATTAATGTTTGCAAAGATATTGTTAAGAAAATTGCATATACTTATAAGATTCCATATTATACAATTACTCCGACATTTTCAGTATGTCCTGACCATGGATATATTGCAGGAGAAAACTTCAAGTGTCCTATATGTGGTAAAGACTGTGAGGTTTACAGTAGAGTAGTTGGATATTATAGACCAGTACAATGCTGGAATAAGGGAAAACAAGAAGAATTTAAGTTTAGAAAAGAATACAAAATAAAAGCTTTAGTTTAA
- a CDS encoding glycoside hydrolase family 127 protein, whose product MIILKNPEIKQVEITDLFWSKYVKLIRDVVVCYQWEVLNDFIDLPDKSHAVKNFKIAAGLEEGEFEGFVFQDSDLAKWIEGASYILERFPNKDLENKVDEIIDIIAKAQWEDGYLNTYFTLKEKGKRWTNLEECHELYVAGHMIEAGVAYFKATEKRKLLDVVCKLADHIDQIFGEEEGKLKGYDGHPEIELALVKLYEVTNNQRYLKLAKFFVEERGKEPYFFDIEWEKRGKKEHWQGFKRLGREYLQAHLPVREQKEAVGHAVRAVYLYSGMVGVAAHTDDMELLKVCKNLYEDIIKRKMYIIGAIGSSAYGEAFTFEYDLPNDLAYAETCASVGLIFLSNNLFKTSPSSLYYDTIEKALYNTIIGAISLDGKKYFYVNPLEVNPKECEKRADHHHVKPTRQPWFACACCPPNVIRLLASLGKYIYSYSNDTIFVNLYIGSSASLPISNSNIELELISSYPFGNEVKLRLKGANNCKFKLMLRIPSWSKDYSIYLNGTPVFAKINENGYIAIEREWNDADEVKLEIITEIKKIRSNPNVRENIGKIAVTKGPIVFCAEEVDNGKNLNQIFIDENASISLKFDKEILDGVFVVEMNGYKIDSEKWGDEPYKEEAYKLIPHKIKLIPYYAWANRGIGEMSVWLNTL is encoded by the coding sequence ATGATTATTCTCAAAAACCCCGAAATAAAACAAGTGGAAATTACAGATTTATTTTGGAGTAAATATGTAAAACTTATTAGAGATGTAGTTGTTTGTTATCAATGGGAAGTTTTGAATGATTTTATTGATTTGCCTGATAAAAGTCACGCAGTTAAGAATTTTAAAATTGCAGCAGGACTTGAAGAAGGAGAATTTGAAGGCTTTGTATTTCAAGATAGCGACCTTGCAAAATGGATTGAAGGTGCTTCGTATATACTTGAGAGATTCCCTAACAAAGATTTAGAGAATAAGGTAGATGAAATAATTGATATAATAGCAAAAGCACAGTGGGAAGATGGATATCTAAATACATATTTTACTTTAAAAGAAAAAGGGAAAAGGTGGACTAATTTAGAAGAGTGTCACGAATTATATGTAGCAGGACATATGATAGAAGCTGGTGTTGCATATTTTAAAGCAACTGAGAAAAGAAAGCTTTTGGATGTTGTTTGTAAACTTGCTGATCATATTGACCAAATTTTTGGAGAAGAAGAAGGAAAATTGAAAGGCTATGATGGGCATCCAGAAATCGAACTTGCATTAGTTAAACTTTATGAAGTTACAAATAACCAAAGATACCTAAAACTTGCCAAGTTTTTTGTTGAAGAAAGAGGGAAAGAGCCATATTTTTTTGATATTGAATGGGAAAAAAGGGGCAAAAAAGAACATTGGCAAGGCTTTAAAAGATTGGGAAGAGAGTATTTACAAGCACATCTACCAGTAAGAGAACAAAAAGAAGCAGTTGGTCATGCTGTAAGAGCTGTATATCTATATTCTGGTATGGTGGGGGTAGCAGCTCATACAGACGATATGGAGCTTTTAAAGGTATGCAAGAATTTATATGAGGATATTATTAAAAGAAAAATGTATATCATAGGGGCTATTGGGTCTTCTGCATATGGTGAAGCTTTTACATTTGAGTATGATCTTCCAAATGATCTTGCTTATGCAGAAACTTGTGCTTCTGTTGGACTTATTTTCTTATCTAATAATCTATTTAAGACAAGTCCATCTTCTTTGTACTATGACACAATTGAAAAAGCATTATATAATACAATTATTGGTGCCATTTCATTAGATGGGAAAAAATACTTTTATGTAAACCCTCTTGAAGTAAATCCAAAAGAATGTGAAAAAAGAGCAGACCATCACCATGTAAAACCAACAAGACAACCTTGGTTTGCTTGTGCTTGTTGTCCGCCCAATGTAATTAGGTTATTAGCATCTTTAGGAAAATACATTTACTCATATTCCAATGATACTATCTTTGTAAATCTTTATATAGGCAGTTCAGCTAGTTTACCAATAAGTAATAGTAATATTGAATTAGAGCTGATTAGTAGCTATCCTTTTGGTAATGAAGTAAAATTGCGTTTAAAAGGAGCAAATAATTGTAAATTTAAACTGATGTTAAGAATCCCAAGCTGGAGCAAAGACTATTCTATTTATTTAAATGGCACACCAGTTTTTGCTAAAATAAATGAAAATGGATATATAGCCATTGAAAGAGAATGGAATGATGCTGATGAAGTTAAACTTGAGATAATAACTGAGATAAAAAAGATTAGATCAAATCCTAATGTTAGAGAAAATATAGGGAAAATTGCAGTAACAAAAGGACCAATAGTTTTTTGTGCTGAAGAAGTTGATAATGGGAAGAATCTTAATCAGATTTTTATAGATGAAAATGCTTCAATTAGTTTGAAATTTGATAAAGAGATATTAGATGGTGTTTTTGTAGTTGAAATGAATGGATATAAAATAGATTCTGAAAAATGGGGAGATGAACCATATAAGGAAGAAGCATACAAACTAATACCACACAAGATAAAATTAATTCCATATTATGCTTGGGCAAATAGAGGTATTGGTGAAATGAGTGTTTGGCTTAATACATTATAA